In a genomic window of Bradyrhizobium sp. LLZ17:
- a CDS encoding FAD-binding protein: MLGEHANDARLDFYLRMAPRALDDLEARTSLRFAAPPVHPDYKALPGAAVGGRALAAMAFDGRKLGADFDRLRPPRREFMVLGGMMVGKTDVEPLLHPLRSWSNFTHAFRLLWRQSLDRIRYPRGTRLVMGNALAGRLFYDLRRTGVDVRFDTALQKLVVKDGRVTGAMFTSRDGTLSIDASKGVVLATGGIGWGAGLRARLLPPQAQRFSMAPPSITGDGLSAAEAVGGEIISDLESPRSVDAELGHAAGGRASFGLPAHYPRSGKTGACCRERRRPAFRQRGRLYHDFVVAMLRADGNTSGVPSFLICDRRFIRDYGLGLIHPGTRNLNTFINAGYLRESDTVEGLAQAIGTDPAELRASIQRYNHYAESGVDEEFGRGESELNRFNGDPSNKPNPCLRSIGPGPYYALAVWPSDLASSAGLRTDVQGRVLLSDGEPLGGLYAAGNDAASIFRGTYPGPGAMLGPAIVFGWCAAMEAAGALNRRRWL; the protein is encoded by the coding sequence ATACTTGGCGAACATGCGAACGACGCCCGGCTGGACTTCTACCTCAGGATGGCTCCGCGCGCGCTCGACGACCTCGAGGCACGAACCAGCCTCCGATTTGCCGCGCCGCCGGTCCATCCCGACTACAAGGCGCTGCCGGGCGCCGCCGTCGGCGGCAGGGCGCTCGCGGCCATGGCTTTCGACGGTCGCAAGCTCGGCGCCGACTTCGACCGGCTGAGGCCACCGCGACGCGAGTTCATGGTCCTCGGCGGCATGATGGTGGGAAAGACTGATGTAGAGCCGCTGCTGCATCCGCTTCGATCATGGAGCAATTTCACCCACGCATTCCGGCTCCTGTGGCGACAATCCCTGGACCGCATTCGCTACCCGCGGGGAACGCGGCTGGTGATGGGCAATGCGCTGGCCGGCCGGCTGTTCTACGATCTGCGCAGAACGGGTGTCGACGTGCGGTTCGATACCGCCCTGCAGAAGTTGGTTGTCAAAGACGGCCGCGTGACCGGCGCGATGTTCACGAGTCGTGACGGCACCCTCTCCATCGATGCAAGCAAGGGCGTCGTACTGGCGACGGGCGGCATAGGGTGGGGCGCGGGGCTGCGCGCACGGCTGCTGCCGCCTCAGGCGCAGCGCTTTTCGATGGCGCCGCCATCCATTACCGGCGACGGGCTTTCGGCGGCGGAAGCAGTTGGCGGCGAGATCATCTCAGATCTGGAGAGCCCCCGCTCTGTGGATGCCGAGCTCGGTCATGCGGCAGGCGGACGGGCATCTTTCGGTCTTCCCGCACATTATCCTCGATCGGGCAAAACCGGGGCTTGTTGCCGTGAACGGCGCCGGCCGGCGTTTCGTCAACGAGGCCGACTCTATCACGACTTCGTCGTAGCCATGCTGCGGGCCGACGGCAACACATCCGGAGTGCCGTCCTTTCTGATTTGCGACCGGCGCTTTATTCGCGACTACGGGCTGGGGCTCATCCACCCCGGAACGCGCAATCTCAACACCTTCATCAACGCCGGTTATCTCCGCGAATCCGATACGGTCGAAGGGCTGGCACAGGCGATCGGCACCGATCCGGCCGAACTTCGCGCCAGCATCCAGCGCTATAACCACTACGCAGAGAGCGGCGTGGACGAAGAGTTCGGCCGCGGCGAGAGCGAGTTGAACCGGTTCAATGGTGACCCGTCGAACAAGCCGAACCCGTGCCTGCGCAGCATCGGGCCCGGTCCTTATTACGCTCTGGCGGTTTGGCCATCCGATCTCGCCAGCAGCGCGGGCCTGCGGACGGATGTGCAGGGGCGTGTGCTCTTGAGCGATGGCGAGCCGCTGGGCGGGCTCTATGCCGCGGGAAATGATGCCGCCTCGATTTTTCGCGGGACCTATCCTGGACCGGGAGCCATGTTGGGACCAGCGATCGTATTCGGGTGGTGTGCCGCAATGGAGGCCGCGGGGGCGCTGAACCGACGCCGGTGGTTATGA
- a CDS encoding FAD-binding oxidoreductase: MPTAFPSPVPAIPTVPLTAEMHDALRAIVGEKGLIEDEHGMQPFVTDWRGLLFGSAGAVVRPGSTEEVSDVVRLCHEHGVAIVPQGGNTGLMGGATPWPAHTGIVLSLGRMNRVLDVDPVGYAMTVEAGCVLETLQETASSHDRFLPLSLGAQGSCMIGGNLSTNAGGVQVLRYGNARNLVLGLEVVLPNGDIWNGLRALKKDNTGYDLKHLFMGAEGTLGIITKAVLKLWPAPKDVCTAWLAVRDPRAALEILSEAHAASEDNVGSCELLSRAAVDLVMRHIPGVQDPLRADTPWYLLLEWSSSRPRQDGADGMSEKLEQFLADQLGAGRVLDAVIAQTVSQSRNMWRIREAMAEASRAEGPGISYDVSVAISRIPEFIDKGLKAVLDILPSIRPYPLGHIGDGNLHFSFMGPIGMDQQTLNQYTAAITRAVNDLITSMGGSISAEHGIGIEKLDELSRYRSKTELDIMRTIKRALDPQNIMNPGKVLRV, encoded by the coding sequence ATGCCGACTGCCTTCCCGTCGCCCGTCCCCGCAATTCCGACCGTTCCCTTGACCGCAGAGATGCACGATGCGTTGCGCGCGATCGTGGGCGAGAAGGGTCTTATCGAGGACGAGCACGGCATGCAGCCGTTCGTGACGGACTGGCGCGGCCTGCTGTTTGGCAGCGCCGGGGCTGTCGTTCGTCCTGGCAGCACCGAGGAAGTCTCTGATGTCGTCCGGCTCTGCCATGAGCACGGCGTCGCGATCGTGCCGCAGGGCGGCAACACCGGGCTGATGGGCGGGGCCACGCCCTGGCCCGCGCACACCGGCATCGTGCTGTCGCTCGGTCGGATGAACCGCGTGCTCGACGTCGATCCCGTCGGCTATGCCATGACGGTCGAGGCCGGCTGTGTGCTGGAAACGCTTCAGGAGACCGCGTCCAGTCATGACAGGTTCCTGCCGCTCAGCCTCGGTGCCCAGGGATCCTGCATGATCGGCGGCAACCTCTCGACCAACGCTGGCGGCGTGCAGGTGCTGCGCTATGGCAATGCCCGCAATCTCGTACTCGGGCTCGAAGTCGTGCTGCCCAATGGGGATATCTGGAACGGATTGCGCGCGTTGAAGAAGGACAACACCGGCTACGACCTCAAGCACCTCTTCATGGGCGCCGAAGGCACGCTCGGCATTATCACCAAGGCGGTGCTCAAGCTGTGGCCGGCGCCCAAGGATGTCTGCACGGCGTGGCTGGCCGTTCGCGATCCGCGCGCGGCACTGGAGATCCTCTCCGAAGCGCATGCGGCATCCGAGGACAATGTCGGGTCCTGCGAGCTGCTGAGCCGCGCGGCCGTCGACCTCGTGATGCGTCACATTCCCGGGGTCCAGGATCCGCTCAGGGCGGATACACCATGGTACCTGCTGCTTGAATGGTCGTCCTCGCGTCCACGACAGGACGGCGCCGACGGCATGTCGGAGAAGCTGGAGCAGTTTCTCGCCGATCAACTCGGAGCAGGTCGCGTGCTCGACGCGGTGATCGCGCAAACCGTCAGTCAATCGCGCAACATGTGGCGCATCCGGGAAGCCATGGCCGAGGCCTCCCGCGCCGAGGGACCGGGGATCAGCTACGATGTGTCGGTGGCGATCTCCAGGATTCCCGAGTTCATCGACAAGGGGCTCAAGGCCGTGCTCGACATTCTCCCGAGCATTCGCCCCTATCCGCTCGGGCATATCGGCGACGGCAATCTGCATTTCTCGTTCATGGGACCGATCGGCATGGATCAGCAGACGCTGAACCAATACACCGCCGCCATCACGCGCGCCGTGAACGACCTCATCACCTCCATGGGCGGCTCGATCTCGGCGGAGCACGGCATCGGCATCGAAAAGCTCGACGAGCTCAGCCGCTACCGCTCGAAGACCGAGCTCGACATCATGCGCACCATCAAGCGCGCTCTCGATCCGCAGAACATCATGAATCCGGGCAAGGTGCTGCGGGTGTGA